The Plectropomus leopardus isolate mb chromosome 14, YSFRI_Pleo_2.0, whole genome shotgun sequence DNA window TGTAAGCATTAAGCTCTTGGAGATCTTAACGACCGTCCCTGCACACTGCGACAGTTTCCAGTTGCAGCTCAGtcctttaaatcacaaaaatgttaatacaCGCCTTTTGCTTCGTCGCTGTACATTAGAGGGATTTGATGTCAGAAAGGCACACTGGCTTCTTTTTACAACAAGATAgcaatgaaatatatatttttaatcccTTCAGCTGtctttaaaggcaaaaaaaaaaccacacacgaGAGctgtatttaacaaaaaaaacagccacggGGCTTTGAATAGAGAGacatgtgctgttttttcaaACCACGACTACTTTTAATCACACGACaatctgctgctgaaaacacatcaagtGACCCTCATCAAACCCTTTTGCTGCTGATTTCAAACATCAAGTGTGTCTCAGCTGCAAGTGGAAAACAGAGCCGGATTTCATCCACCCCTGCATCAACTTTGATCCATTATTGTGACCTAATTGTATTTGTGTACTACAATTGGAGGATGATGATGCAGAGTAGAAAGGCTGAAATAGGTCAAAAGTAGAATTCCAGCCAGACCGACGCAGTTGAGGTGCAAACAGTTGTTCTATTTTTGTGTGATTCATTGTCCTTTTTGGGAATGTgatttccaaaacaaaaggtTCAGACAGTCTCTGTTATGGTGACCTTGACTGTTTTACCTActgtgtcatccaaaatcagCCAGCAATCAACAAGCTTCtgtacaaaaatgtaacatttctgcatttgtCGTGCATTTCTGACATGAgtccatccttttttttcaggtcctCCGATTCCGGTTGGCGTGGACGTTCAGGTGGAAAGTCTAGACACCATCTCCGAAGTGGATATGGTacgtatgaaatgtgctgttgATATACTTAAAAATGAGGCCCTACAGGTTATAAGATCAAACACTAATGGTGGAAATATATGCTTTAACTACAGCAtcaaaatttctaaaaacagctagaCCTATGTTATAATTTGTTGAGTTGTGTATTCATTATCCCAAATGTTTTCAACTAGAGaaatctgtaattttatttttatattaagatatatttgtatttgatttaaGGTAACAGTGCATTTCATGTGGTCGCCTGTCAATGGTGACTTATCTTTACCCTCAAGGGTACGATGCTGATAATAAACTAAATGTAGGCCGACAGTAGGTGAGAACTAGAATAAGCAGGTGCCTGTGTGGACGTTTAGCATATTCTGCCTGATCCAACAACTATATCATGTGGTAGACTGAAAAAATATACACGTTAGATAAAACAGTATTGTGGAGCTGAAGATGCAGCTGATAGCAGTTAGTTTGGATTTGTGAAAAGATGATTACCACAGAATGGGATAACTTTGTGTCACTTTGCAGTACATTAACAACGAGGTGAAGCTGATAATTACAGGTAACAGGTGGGTTCAGGTGCTGAGTTTAGTAAGTTTACAAAACTGGGCTGTGCAGGACTTTGCTTTTGgtgagtttttcaaaatcatatttttgtgtgtgtgcagccaagGGGTATCAGTCAAGCTAATATTGGTTGTTTCGATAAGATAtctaaaagttttaaaataataaatcatgtttttttttactgtgctgtCAAAGGAATATCAAACAAACcagtagtttatttattttaacaatggaTCTGATCTGTTTATGCAAATTAACTCTTCATTTATGACCATCAAACATCCTAACTTTCAAATTAtctcatatttcacaaaacagaTAAAGATTAAAGTTTCCTCTAAAATAGAAACATCAACGTGTGTGTcagaactgttgtttttttcttcttctttccatTAATCATCTCACGACTATACAGGTTTATCTTGAGACCCTTTTTATGGGCTTGACCTCTAATTTAGGAACCTAAACAGCCTATCTGTGTATGAGTAGATACAGTATCTCcacctccagcagctgcagcagtaaaATGCTGCTTGCACATTGTTGCATCAGTGTTAACAGTCTAATAGTGTCATACACAATAATATATCAGAAACAGGGGCTGATTTACTGCACAGCCACTGCTTTTACTTTGatactttaagtttatttagcTGATAGTACTGTACTTTAATTCcagtaagattttgaatgcagaactttttgctgcatttgttgcattggtacatttacttcagtaaagCATTTGAGTATCAGTTTCTTGTCTGCCTGCAGGACTTTACCATGACACTATACCTGCGTCACTACTGGAAGGATGAGCGGCTGTCGTTCCCCAGCACCAACAACCAGAGCATGACCTTTGACAGTCGCCTGGTGAAGAAGATTTGGGTCCCTGACATGTTCTTTGTCCATTCCAAGCGCTCTTTTATCCACGACACCACAACCGATAACGTCATGCTGAGGGTTTACCCCGATGGCAACGTCCTCTACAGTCTCAGGTAAACACATACATTTCATAGTACTGAAAACATTGGTGATTCATCACTGAAAAGGAAGACCGTTGTCAGAGGAAGAATCTGTTTTCCAGtactgtaaaaaaagacaaaaaaaacatcacaataaaaaagctttttacaaCGAGCACAttaaaagagagggaaaaaaagcaaaaagcaataCTACATactcaaaaacaacaccaaaacacGCAACATAAAGAAATGACGTAGCAGCTCTTAGAAATGCTAAAAGTCATCACTGATTTGCGCTGATGATTTTCACAGCAGGAGATGCAATTTATGGAACAaaatttctgtgtcatttcctAATTTGTAATCAGTGTAGTGGAcaaatgagaacattttaaataatgacagGAGCGTGCAAACTGCCTGTGACTTTGGTCAATTCACTACAGGgagtaacttttatttaatcagGCAGTTGGAAAATGTGGAATTAGGCCATTTGATGTGAAACTGGGgtaaaggaggagaagaggggaaACAACACTGTAGGAGGTGAATACAACAGGAAAAAactagaagaaaaaaacattttaaatgacagataACTCCAAAATcaagaacatgtttttgtcttatctgcagtgctgtttatcagtcggATCGTTTTGATGTgggttgcagagtgttggagatacgTCTTCCTTCCTTTCATTTGAATATAaaggaactagatggcatttgACTTGTGGTgtttaaagcaccaaaaatatatatatatttgaaacaCTCAGtggcaatgtctctttccagaaatcatgacccagttactcaagataatccacagaccttgatgtgagcagtttcatgtaagaactATTTTCATTCTGCTGAACAAGCCAAGCGCCATCTATTTCCATTGTATTCAGGAGAAGGAAGACGTCTCTgcggccaatatctccaacactctgcatctcacaaacaaaaacaatctagactgatgcTGTATGTATAGCAgtacagataagaggaaaaatatgtgtttttgatttttttgggtgaactaccttctatttttttattttggtcatttaaaaTATCACCCTATGCacaaaaatttgtaaatttatcTTTTACTTTAGCGGTTATTGGAGGAAGTTGAATCATAGTGTATGTTTTCCCTGCAGAGTCACCGTCACTGCCATGTGCAACATGGACCTCAGCCGCTTCCCTCTGGATACCCAAACCTGCTCGCTGGAGATCGAGAGCTGTGAGTGAATCTATAAAAAAGTATTAACAGATAAATCAGCAAGACAAAAGCCTTATTTTCACTCCTAACATGCTGATTCGTCCAGTGgcaccatcatcaggtcagGGTTTCCTCTTAATGGCCATTTCAATATCTAAAACATGAATTTCCATAAAATATGCTTTCATATTTATGGTTCCCAGAGTTTAGATTTTAACCTCTCCATCGGCGCCATCAACATGTTTCACTAATTTACAAGAAATACTCACGTTTTCTGTGCACACTCAcgcctctttttcttttacatttcatatACTATATAAGCTGTCCTCTTGAGCTCTCCTCAGGCCAAAGTGTCAGATTCACTCAGCAGATAGCTCATGAAAACTCGGATATATCATGCCAAGACTCTCCTCTAGCATCACCCTGTCAGCTCTTACTCTAGTGTATTTCCAAGAATTAGTAAATCAGAAACATTGCAGTCTCTGCGGGCAGATAGTGGTGCTTTACAATTGCAGTCTCGTCATGTTAAATCCTCTTTATCACATATTTTGTTCAAATTAACATCCAGCATTGTGTGTACTAAATCTCTCCTGAATTGGTTTGTTACAGATGtgctctcttctccctctttccccTCCAGATGCGTACACAGATGACGACCTGATGCTTTACTGGAAGAAAGGCAACGAATCCCTGAACACGGACGACAGAATATCTCTGTCCCAGTTCCTCATACAGAAATTTCACACCACCACCAAGCTGGCTTTCTACAGCAGCACAGGTAATCCACAACACAACGAGCACTTGTAATACATACAGTAAACTGCACTGATTATGCAAATGGCGCAAATGTGTGCATCATGCATGTAAAAAGTAGAACACAATTGAATTACAACTTCAATGACTCTCATATTACTTTATAAGCCTTTTCCAACTAAAGGGTCGAGTTTTTCCTTACATGTCCTTTGAATGTCACGCCAAGATGAATGTACTAATATTTAATCCCCACAGTGAAACGAAATGAATCAAACTACTGCCAACCACTTGTGCACTGCTGGAAAGCCACTGTGACAGCCACTGTGACAGCCCTGCAGCCTTCTTCCAACCACATGTCACTTTCTAGTTCTCAAGAGCAACCTGAAGCACAAAAAGGATTTTGCGTCCTATCTCTGCTCGCCACAGTAGCTGGGAACCTCTGCTCCGAGTGTTTGCACGGTGTATCGGCAGCTAACACATGACGACGTAATGGTGATGTTTCTTCTTCCCAGGCTGGTACAATCGCCTGTACATCCACTTCACCCTGAGGCGCCACATCTTCTTCTTCCTGCTGCAGACCTACTTTCCTGCTACTCTGATGGTCATGCTGTCCTGGGTGTCCTTCTGGATTGACCGCAGGGCCGTCCCCGCCAGGGTGCCACTAGGTAGGAttagtggtggaagaagtaatCAGATCCTTTACTAATGTAATAGTACTAATATCACCCTGTGGAATTAccctgttacaagtaaaagtcctgcattgaaaatggttAAGTTAAAGTAATAGAAgtaaaatcaggaaaatgtactttaagtatgaaaagtaaaagtacccaatgcagaaaaatcttcaaaaaaaacaaataaaaaaaagtattcaccCAAAAAACTTAGAATAGGTAAGGTAAAAACATTGtacatttgaaatattgcatggttaaattaatattattgcaCAAATAATATAAAGGGCTTTAAGTCAGTATTGCATATTGCACAGTTTTCTACTGAAGCAGTAAAAAGCACAGttgaaaatataatgaaataatttatgGTTTATAGCTGCCACTGTCAGTTAAAATAAGTCCACGAGTGTCTGACActctggaggaggagatgaTAAGTTTGATGACCACAAAGATGTATCATTTCCTGTGGCACTCTGTAGTGCatctttaaaacaacattaagtcatttttgcaaaaatgaaacaagatgtAACATGATAACTAATGAGCTTTAAAGGTGCTGGTATGCTAATTGTTTCACCACTGGACAGACACCATCTAGCTGTTTTCGCCTGTTTCCATTCAtgatgctaagctaagctaaccatctCCTGGCAATAAGTGATATCTATCTTGTTACCTAACTCTTGGCGATAAAACGCTGGATCTAGCTTCATATTAACTGAACAGACGTGAGGCATGTATGAGCAAGGCAGTGAATAAgcttatttcccaaaatgtggaactatttcttcaaaataaagcagtgtcaAAGTGAAGCACCTTATCTCAGGTTGTCTGTGAGCGCAGAGCAGTTTATTGAGTGATTTCCCATCCCTGCGTGTATCTTCTGAACATTAATTATTGGGCTGAAAACGTCAATTCTACCCATGATGTTACTAGAATAAAGCAAAGGTCagaaaaaataagggaaaaaaatctactgcAGAAATATGGTATGCTTCCTTTCTCTATCTATTAAACACTTCACGACCCCTCATATTTTTCCCATGACCTTTTTTCGATCTCCCATAATGACTAATATAAGAAGTGTTTGCTGAAATATATAGAGAGAGTCATTCAGTAAGTccatcatgtttgtgtttttgtcagagtctgacctctgaccctctTGTGGAGCTGGGAAAGCAATAACAGAACGTTTCTACAGCGACTGACAAAATACTGATCAGATTAACAAATGCGTgcacaaatgaaaatgtaaaacagcagCGCAAATGAAACAATATTAGCGTCTCATGAGCAGCTCTTTCTATGATATTTAGCATTCAGTTTGAGCTTCCCGCCCTGGTCAGTCAGTAAATAAGCACTTCAGTGTGACtaaactgtttgtgtgttttactccAGGCATCACCACGGTGCTGACCATGTCCACCATCATCACTGGGGTCAACGCCTCCATGCCTCGGGTCTCCTACATAAAGGCAGTGGACATTTACCTCTGGGtcagttttgtctttgtcttcctctctgtgaTAGAGTATGCGGCGGTCAACTACCTCTCCACTGTccaggagaggaaagagaggaaactGAGGGAGAGAGTAAGTGTTATTTCATGTGACTTTTCTCTGCAACtgcagttaaaaacacatttaatctATGAAATGTTGATCTTTTATTGATTCACATGGACACTTCAACATTACCAAACCCCTGTTATAATCTCTCTCTGCTTCACTGCTCTTAAAGAAGAGAGCTTAAAAATTAAGcacttaaaaatatgtaaatcatAGCCGCTCTTGGAGGCTTGAAAGTATTGATGTCCTGGTTTCTCCTGAGTGTAGATGCAACCTTGCCAAGCTTAATTTTGGTCCAAAATATTCCAAAGACAAGGTaaacaaactgctttatttttcattgagtGATAAAATCTCATTTCCTTTCATACAGGGTGTAAATAATGAACTATCAACCAACaccttctcttccttttttttcttttatttcttttttagttttgtaaGTAAGAAAGCaaatactatgatgttttcataaaTGATTAATTCAGACAGTTGGACGgtgcaacaaacatttttatcttgtttgaTGCTGGTTTTCCCCTGATTTGAAACCTTCCCACAACATAGATTTGGATCTGTGCAGAGGACCACATTTTCTTTACAGGTCTAATAGTCGTAGATGCCAACAACATAGTCCAACACCTTATGTTTGAAGGGTCACTTTGGTAGTTTTCAACTTGCGCCCTGTTTGGACCCTATGTGTCTAAGTGATTCATGCGAACAACATTAATTTTGGTCCAATGTGGAGTGAGAGGGCTCCAGGcggcagctgcaaaacaggctgcaatgtaaccatttGGGGGCATTTTTGCACAGCCAATTTACAATTTTTGACAAGATCCCAAAACCCACCAGAccccatttaaataaacagtaatattAGAGTGTGTAGAAcatacatattttcacatctaagtAGGTGATTAATGGTTCagttcaaccaaaccagagctgatgATTGAACAATGAAAAGATGAAGCCAGATGATCTTACGTCTGAAACAAACAGGGCATGGACAGGGTGAGACGTGTCTGCCGCAGCAACCCTGCAGCAGAGCATGTCCATTATAATCAACTGACCACAGAAGCTGCGCTCTCCCATGCTGGCGTCATGCAACTCTTCTCTATTTCTGCATGTCTGGTTGCTCTCAATATtaaaccaatttcaaaaactctTATTcctatttgtcattttaacacaaaCCATGGGGTAATAGGGTCCAGATTGAAAAATAttggagattttattttatattctgctGTGCATTGCTGCTGGATTATTGTTcttgagtttatttttctttaagatattcttttaaaacatgaccACTGTGACCAAACATACAACAGTCTAAATGATCAGTTCTTACATGTTTAATGTCCCACAGGTGGACCAGCGAGTGGTTAAGGGTTTAAAGTCAAATACAAGTACATAATAATCAAAAATTCAATTAAACCCAAATTCATCTTAAAGATGGCCACCTAATAAAATTCTCCTTGCACCCTGCAGATTAGGAAGTCTTCTcattaaaatcaggaaaaacgAGAGATGAAGTGAAACATTATTGGCTCACTCTAAGTCAACACTGGAAAAAGGCTGACCTGATTTTATactaaataattttacaaattaaaatatttctaaacatGAATTAATACTTTATGTGCATTTccaataaacagataaatattttctaaattggCTCACTTTAAGCTGCTCTCGGGGCTACCGCAAATTATTTCTGGGACTACAGCTTGTGTACTTTATTGCTATTCTTCATCTGCCAAATGCTGCAGCATATGGAGCCAAAGTGCCCACGTACCCCGAGGAACATTTCCAGCACAAACATCCTTCTATAAATGTTTCATGCCAAAGTTATTTAAAGGCCCTGAGTGTGCAGAAAAATGATAAAGATTTAACAAagtaatgtatttattttcttgttttagtcTATGACTTTACAGAAAGTAGAATTTTTAATTAACACATGTatcaaaatgattttatgtGAACTTTTTACCTTTCTAGCTGCCGTGTACATGCGGCATAGGCAACCCTGACGAGATGATGATTGACCCCCAAATCACCGGCTACGGTTCCATGGATGTCAACACCACTGGGAATTATGGGATGCCAGAGAATGGCAGCCGCCAGGATCGAATGTTGGCCCAGGTGTCACTGAATGACCCACAGATTGCGAGCCAGGTGAAGCCATCCAGAGGCTACGTGAACATTTGGATAGACACGCACGCCATAGACAAGTACTCACGGGTTGTGTTTCCGGGAGCGTACATCCTCTTTAACATCATCTATTGGTCCATCTACTCGTAACCCGAGATGCAGATGTTGATCCTCTGCAGGAGTCGTCCATGATGAGACTCCAGGAGCGTGGCTCGTTTGTGAAAGAGCaggaaaatataattttatttgatgcttttcaGACAGAGAATCTGCACTAAAGATGCATGGGGACCATTGACAGATTGGTGACTATTGCCTTCTCGACCCAGCCACTTAAAACTGAAAAGTTTATAAATGAGCTACTGACAAACGGGACAGTCGTCGCCACTGGTTTTGTCACTCCATCAAACCCATGTGGTGTCATGTTGTAACTATAGTTCTGTTGATGGAAAGACGTTGTCACCTGCAAATTCACTGCACAGAAAGACGCACAAACACGGACTTGTGGAACTGCAGTTTAACTCTGTGACATTTCAGGTCTCGATGTAGTGACTTCTTTTTCAAGAGTGAAATgtgaactgaaaatgaatttcTAAAATTGCCAGTGTATGGATACATTCCTTCCCCTTTGCATATGAAATGGGCTTGACAATCAATggcaaactaaaaatattttaaggaatagttcacctcatttgctttcttttggaGAGTTAGACAAGATTGACACCGCTCTCTtgtctgtacagtaaatatgaagctaaatCCAGGagatggttagcttagcttagcacaaacaCTGTAGCCTgttttaaggttaaaaaaagtacccctaaaataatgaaatgttcATTTCAACAGCAAAACAGAGCTTGGCGTCTAGACTCCAGCCTTATCCCTCTCTGCAGAtgctgtcatgttttctttttatttagttgCTCTAAACACTTGTGTATAAACAAGACTTTGTGTATTTATAGCAGACTATGACTGTGTCCAAAATAACATATTATGCACCACATACTCAGTATGTGTACTATAGTTCAACATACTTTTGTCTACTCAAACATCAGTATGTATCTTTCATGTTGCACTGAGCTGTAATAACCACGTCACTTCTTAAAAACCTCCTTGCCAGTTGAAGACGTGTAACCATGGTAACTGTGTGCATATCAACTCTACCggtaattaattattattattataacattattgACATTACAGAGCTGTCTTGGTTGCTGTCCGTTATGACTGTTGTCAACTACTGCATTGCATAGTGGGATATTTATGCTGCTGTAGTGTCCAGTGTTTgcatactgtaatatttcacagtaaaaattcATGCACTGTTGCTTTTGAATGTACTAAAAAATTCCTCACACTGTTTATGTgctaaatagcatgttgaattTTGGATGCAGCTTATTTCTTTGCTGGGACCAGCAAGTTTGGAGTGTGGTCTCCACTGGTTAACTGCCTTGCTCAGAAGCAAGAACTAGTCAGGGACATTAACCCCCACTAAACATTATTTCACTTTTGTGTCTCTAATTTGGTAcaggttaaacaaacaaaacattttaattaatgagTTTTAGCGGTGCTGGTAGGCAGATGTTATTTTGGGGCAAAGCCCGGCTtgctgtttcctcctgtttccagtctttgtgctaagctaagctaactgtctcCTGGCAGCACAAACATGAGAGTTATATCAATCTTCTTATCTTACTTTTGGTGAGAAGACATTTTCAAAGTGTGAAACTATTCACTGATTATACTCAAAGTTTGGTTTTTACTTTGCAGCACGTTGGTATGATTCAGTATGTGTTACATTTTCTTGTGATCTTTGTATCAATGCAATTACTTTGCTGTCGAGctgtttactgcattgcatTTGTGTGATTTGATAAAATTTAgtcaaaaggcaaaataatgcagtctttgaaaatcacaaatgtaaaaatatatgtttagtAAATCCCAAACACTGATTATgatgatgacttttttaaatgtcttttttttcttcttttttttattacaactgAAGCTCATttcctctgtttgttgttgtgaggCTTTGAGGTTCACTGTGACCTGTTAGTTgctagttttttgttttattcagcttaaaacaactttaTACTTTGTTAGGCAAaagatatattaaaaatatcttttggtGGTTTACTAAAATTTAATGACCAAACATGCAGATATTAAATCAAACTTCAGAAATGTTATAtatgaggaaaaatgtttaataaatgttttgttttctgaaaatgtgaaatttgagcAGAGCTTCAATGATACATGTAACACATTTAGTAAGTACAGTTGTAAATGGGTTGAGATGCATGGCttgattttgctttaaaaaaaaaagaaaactattgCTCCTACAGACAATTCAAATCACctataaacacaaataacagaCACAGCATTTGCCGACATTTTTCTGGTACGACCTATGAAGTCTTGGTCCTAAATTTTgatcctgtttttctgctctctcATACAGAATATTTAAACAGTGCTGGAGGATAAGCTTTCACAGTTATTAGACGTTGGATTGCCACAAGCTCCAGGTCTGATTACTGATGAGCTTTCATACCAAATCATATAAACTGGATATTCTGTAATACCATTAACTGCTCACATGTGATGTAAAgggatgtactgtatatatttattagATGAAGCCAATTTTCTGATTTCTTACAGGCAAAAGTGTGGATAATGTTGAATGTTTTACCTTCGTTTTATTCCAGTAATGTCCCAAAGACAAGCTGACAATTTAAACTTTGCGCCCAGTCATccttcaaaaaatgttaacaaaggCTTCACTGTGGTAGAAACACATAAAAGGATAATCATCAAAAAGATGTTCAGAGCCAGGTTTGCAAACACATCTGTGACCACTCAAGGGAAACCAAGGTTTTGAATCGACCTGTGTGCTGGTGAAAGCGCACCCAGAAATCTCAATGAGTGAATAAGTCAATGGGATTGTGCAGAGATGCAGAACTCAGAGCAGCACAGCTTCTTGGTCAGGTCATGTCAGGAAAAAGCTCGTGGTCATGACAGAAAATCACATTCTGATGCTAGTATTTATAGTAATGGTGGTTAATGGTTGTTCTTGATGTTAAGATAAAGATTTAAAGTGAATGAGCGACATTATACAACCAACACATTTAATACCTACATCATCATCAATGaaacaacttcaaatcaaaCTTCCTAAAACAAAGTCTGCAGCCATGTTTGCAACTCTGTGAGACTGTAGTGTGTCAGTCTCATGTGTCAGTCACCAGAGCCAGGTTTCACAATCGCAGCACCATGAATGTTTGGACCAAGACTGTAATTCTGATCTACATTTGGAAGGGATGCTTCCccttaaaatattcaaatatgctcaGGATGTgagccattattaaaaatagtGGTTGTGATTGTCACAtgccatttaaaaatgtgtatatgcAAGTTTCAAAAACTGCTTGGAAATCCATCAAGAAGACCCATATTATATTgggtattatattatattataatatgtgGATACTGTTGTTAATTCTATAAAGGTAACTGTCTTTTAGGAGGCAGGTTCAGCACCTACATCCAATTGGGGGTGTGGTGAATGATTAGCAGCTAGTTAAAGTCACCTGGGGAAAACAGGTGTGCGCTCTGGAGGCCTGTGAACTGCACAGATGCCACGAGGGAGACGCTGGAGAAGAAATGACTGATGGTTTTTGCCAAATGTTAGCGTACATATACACCTGCGCATGAACGACAACAAGCGTGATCTGGCCAAAGAGAGGACGGAGCAGCATCCATGAGAGATGGTGAGTTATTTCACGCATCCCCCTCAAAATAGGTAGAGACTGTGCTTCACCTAAACACGCTCAGATACACATTCAAGTCTGTTGCAATATAAAAGGAAAGGCACTACGTTACAGCCTCGCTCGCTTTTGTTAAGAGGATTCATGAGGCACAGCAGCGTGACGCTGAAAAAGAAGTATGTGAGCAGGGGTTGTAATGCTAAATATAATAACTTAATCTTTCATTTAGCATTATTTGCATAATCAAAAATTTTTGTTTAGCTgttagtttctaaaaaaaatatcatggaGTAAATTCCCCTCAAGCCCCCCTTTCAGGTTGGGTCGCATATTTGAAAATGGTCTTCCCCCGCTGTTAAATAAGCTTCTACAGTCCTGGTTTGTACAGAATGTCATCTT harbors:
- the LOC121953650 gene encoding gamma-aminobutyric acid receptor subunit rho-1-like; its protein translation is MDGGGGHKSGSPIYKRSPDMTKSLMTKSEQLLRIDDHDFTMRPAFGGPPIPVGVDVQVESLDTISEVDMDFTMTLYLRHYWKDERLSFPSTNNQSMTFDSRLVKKIWVPDMFFVHSKRSFIHDTTTDNVMLRVYPDGNVLYSLRVTVTAMCNMDLSRFPLDTQTCSLEIESYAYTDDDLMLYWKKGNESLNTDDRISLSQFLIQKFHTTTKLAFYSSTGWYNRLYIHFTLRRHIFFFLLQTYFPATLMVMLSWVSFWIDRRAVPARVPLGITTVLTMSTIITGVNASMPRVSYIKAVDIYLWVSFVFVFLSVIEYAAVNYLSTVQERKERKLRERLPCTCGIGNPDEMMIDPQITGYGSMDVNTTGNYGMPENGSRQDRMLAQVSLNDPQIASQVKPSRGYVNIWIDTHAIDKYSRVVFPGAYILFNIIYWSIYS